GTTGGAGTAGAAGTTTTATGCTTCAAATATTAGCTTCACATTTTGTGGAGCCATTTGTTTCTTTCAATGATGTAGATTGATCCATGCCTAGCATTAATGGAAGgtatcaatttcaattttgccACTCTGGTGCATTTTATGTTATCTTTTTACTACAATTACTTTGGCAGCTTCAAGACCGCATATCTCCCAAGGCCTTCCATTAGCATCCCAAACTAGCACGCCGAGGCTTACTCCTTCAGGTTCCCCTCCAAGTCTCTCTGCATCAGTATCTCCAACGAGAATTTCTAAACCAGAGTCACCAAGGCGACATTCAATTTCGTTTTCAACCACGAGAGGCATATTTGATGATAGGTCGTCAATATCTTCTTCTGTGCCACCAGGCCATTATAGTTCAATAACAAGCTCTGCTGGCATATCGCAAACTGGTTAGCTCTGAGAACTCTGTCTGATCGATCACATTGAATGTTATCCATAATCTAACCATTCTAGATGGGAATATGGGAGCCCTCAGTTAAAAGATTAAATAGTCCAGTAGATACTAATGCGTTGAATCTGGCACACATGCTATTTGGGTCTCTCCTGAATGGGTGATGCAGTACcgacaagggtttacacaaggagaaccaagaccaaggtcgacccaagtggctgactgggtcgacctagatctggtccaagtcagcccacgatttgggctgctgatggggttactaattagttatttagtttatattttgaagtcctaaattagtttctaatttcaagtcattgttagtttctaatttctgtcaagactagtttctattttcattagattccaatttccagtttttagtaacttcttgtaatcagtttttagtaactcagatttagtaactctgagttactattatttgtaaaccctccccatcattataaataaaggatatggctcttttatgagccacgTTTTTCTGACTAATAAGAAACAACTctcttgttgctgccgctggTATCCCTGGttgttctttgtgtttgatcaaggcctagggattggtgtttgatccaatcgacactctACGGCGAGAAGTCCGAGAGGGTTGCTATTATTCTCTGGTTTTCTTTATTGGATTATCTTCTTTAGCAGAACAGGTAAGTAACTAAACcattctgcagaatttttctGGGTTCTGAATCTCTGTTTTTCCCTATTTTGTCGACCTATTCTGTTGGGAGTTCTAGCCACCTGATGGCTTTGTGATTCTGGTCGGTTGTTAGGATCAACCAGAGGAGGACTCGATCCAAGTTTGGTGCTGATCAGACCAGGGGTTTGTCTGGTTTTGagttttcttcaattctggCCGATAGTGTTCTCCGCCTAGAattgatttctgtttttttttttaatctgtgtTGAAGTTGACTGCTGCTTTTATTCTCCACTGAACTGGACCTTCTAATCAGTAATTAGATTTGTTATTAGTTCCTTAATAATACTCTACTGAAGTTCCAGAAATTACTGCCAGATCTCAGAACCTGCTGTCAGAATAAAGTTCTGATTTGGTTATCTATTCCTGTGATATTTTGATTCTAATTGGACCTTATTCAAATACTCTATTTCTGTTGCTGAAATTCTATTTGTTGGTGCAAACTCTGCTACCTGAAATTCTAGATTCTGGATCTGATAATTCTGGTTTTTCAAGAACTGTTGACTGGTTTAAGTTGGATTGTTGTTGCTGTCTACTATTGGgggttattggttgttctttggttgaactttcctgcagtcttgggtctggtttggttgtcaaatccatcccTACATTAATGGGAAATCTAACTTGATATTTACTTGACCAAGATCTAAGCACTATATTGTCTGTAGGAACCTACATAACCTTTTATTGCTAAATTTTTCTAACAATATGTTTGTGCCCTATAATGTGTTTCTTCTAGAGTTGATGATTTTTTGACAACTCAATTTCTCTGTCAGTTATTGGTTTATTGGTAAACCTTGGAATTACTTAGCAGGAATACCATATTCATTCACTGCCAGCAAAGTTATGCTGATAGACCTGACTTACGTGTTAATGGTTTTTACTCCCAATTGACTAATAAACCCACCCAAGAGAATGTTGACTGGCAGATCTGCCCAAAAGGAATGCTCAAACTCATGTTCTTTCATTTTATAACTGGAAAAGGGATGGTGAGTCGTCCTTGGAAAGATGGTTGAATATTTGGTTAAAGTGTCAAACCCTTGGTGTGTGAAATCACCAAAGATGAACTGTCTGAACCATGGGTCTTAGGAACTGCACATTTACTGTGTAGTGTAAAGGTGctatgtttttggtttttttcacCATATGTCTTTCTAATAAAATCTtctatccataaaaaaaaaatgttagcaGGCTgtctaatgcaggagtagattacaagcaactaactccgcagtttataaccccaaacaatacaaataggagcaagaaacaaagaaataataccatcaaataaaccctcaaaatacaatacccatataggagcaaaaccagctcaaaactcaacctgataggagagagaaaaaccttctatagagctggagagagataGGTGCGGCCAGGTTTGTGGgagtccaattgagctgcacttttgggtgtagatagtccctagggagggtacaaaaacccccaaagttgagaggattctgatggCTAGTTGTGAagttcatagtttttaaggcggtaaggcgacggaggcgtttgagggtctttcggagcgccttagcgataaggcgggcataaagcgtcgccttattgactaaagcgttcttgtgtaatttttttataaaaccaatctatttggctcaaatcctagttgaattctattactcatatgttaaataaatattaaaggttcatattcataccaatgtaagatattcatcaagaaaacaaatcaataaagtgaataaactaagttcatcttcatcaatcatcaatcatcataacatattaacatataatataaatacataattatgaagcaaaattataaaaataaagaaaaaaagacataaaaaatacaagtatttattatacttacctctatgatgccaaaatgagtgcctaagccctaagatatccactatatttctactcctgtcaatgaagaatgaagctcaccgctgccggagcaaactcactgctgccggagcaaaatggtcgcctagataagtggttcttccttgttccttgattccttctcaaagccctttcttaaaacccttgacaaaatccaaaccctgtttgtgaatcgtgtttttgttttgtttgttttggttatttttggtggagtaaagttgatcccatacatctcaattgttaataaaatcatacacctaccaataaaaaatctatatttggaatcttcatcaagtaattttaaaatgtgtttaaaaaaaaaacccataaggcgccacttcacgtaaggcggagcactgctttaccatctctagaccgcatcagcgccaaggcgctagtaaggcgtcgccttaaaaactatggtgaagttacaagctattttgattttttgacctaggagagaaaactgagaagagcCTTCAAGAACTGCAACTGAATGCTTCCAatagtgactaggtaaggatcgtgggacccgtatgaggcctggaataccctgattgaagacctgacTGAAcaaagtacagaagagagaaagagaggagatcgatctctctctattcccactaggattgctgatcggttctaaTTTCTGTagacttttatcagaatctgaatcatacctcttgaatgttacaacaaataaaataaaaaaagaagaataaaacggatggggggttgagaagggtgaaggagaataaaagaagtggttatctcagcctgggtgagctctaagcatttagttgcaaactttctttcataaatgcaaactttcttttattcaaatctgtcaAATAATGgaacatatgcctctctatttatagaggggaagtttacaatcatactaatactaggagctagtttcccaataggactagacactcctactacaacttggaattcaaaataggactaggacttgactttatgactccaacatggagtaggactaactcactaatagtccatataggactttacaaccaactaatagcCTAATGgacctttattgaattaaatagcaactaattaaactaatgaataaaatcccgttttcctaccttctacccatattttaggcctattaaagtggcccatttcaaagaaaacccatgggatcaaaggcccaatacatacataacacaacccaaggcttatttgcaataaaataagcccaagtgacttatctacatcactgtCAGGCAATCACTAGTGTCTATCCATCAGCCACCTGAAATTTTCCCACATATTGAATGCCATGCCACTAATTTTCTGAGCAATGTGGCTCTGTGAACCCTATCATTTTACTCTAGCTGTTAGGGTTATGGCTTATTTGGACAGTTCATTTCTTCTCAAAACCATGCAAGgtctaaaaaaaatcatcagCTTTGAAATGTAGCTGCTACACAGATACCATTTGGACTTTGGCATTGAAGGGTCCAAACTTGCACCTAAAGCTGTGAAAAATAAATCTGGAGAATACTTTTAATACTTTATAGAGGAAACTGAATAAACAAATGTAATATCCTCTTTATCAAAAACTGCTTACATGGGCTTCACCCcttgttttgtttattatttatttttacgtGACCTTcactttttctcaaaatactgtTTCATTCCTCTCCTTCCAATATGTGGCTGTCATTCTCCACAAGATGCAAAAACCCAGAACCTGAATCGTAATGCTTATACCATTGTAAAATGCCATAGGCCGGGCTACTTGGGCCATgacacccaaaaacaaaaggctGTATAGCCCCAAAAAGATTCATTTGGGACTTGAGTAAATTGATCCATTGACTAAGTGAAACATTTCAACTTTCCAAAGTTCAAGAACCTTGCAATTTTAAGAAGGTATTTGTCTTATTcctgctttttctttctttcgtgAATCAACCTTTAAAATGAAAGTGAGTGGCCCATCAGGTTATATAGCTTGGGTAACTGACTAATCAACAGTATGTTCTATCATCATTAGACGTCTCTATGGACCTTAAAGCATAGATGCTCATGGAATGAAGCAATGTCCATGGTCATTGCTTATAACCAGCTGCTTTTGGAGCTAATTTAATCCTTCATAGACTATAATCTAAAACTATCTGGCCTAGTTGTTACTCATTTATACCAGTTTTATTACATATGCATACATAAATTGgtattcatttattattcatgtgTTAATGGTTCTGTAATTGCCATCCCTAAATTTTTGTTCCAAATGTCATGCGTGTGAAACACATTCAAACagacatcccccccccccagccCCTTTTTGAGGTGGTgggttgggtggggtggggggggggttaaacAGTTGTGTAAGTTTTTGAGCCAAATTGTGATGGTATATTGAAGCTAAATAGTATTTGGATGTTTTAGTGGCAGGACTATATTTTTACACCAATCTATCTTGTGTATTTCAGGACAAACccgtgttgatggaaaagaatTCTTCCGCCAAGTCCGGTATATGCAGAGCATGTGTCTTGAAACTAGACTTGTCTATAAAATTTCACTATACCACCTTGCTCCATTAAAGCTAAATATTAAGCACACATATACAGTACTCTTCTTTCTGGCTATATGCATGCTCAAGAGTTGGATAAACCTGAAGCACACAAAGTTGGTTCTTTTTTATGTGAGCTCATGAATAAAGACATGCataatatgaaaaatgaaagGATTCTTGCACCTGAGTTTGGTTCTTTATGAATATGCATCAAACTAGCTGATCTCCCAATGGCAGGAAGACAAGAGGCGGGGGCAGACACAGAAATATCCCCTTGGTGGCCCAATTGCTTAActaataacatatatatagacAAATATGAAACACATGTATGAATGAAAGAAGAatagtgtgttttttttttgggggggggggggcaggttCTATATATTTTGCTtacatatacacacacacacacacgcgcgAACTTGGTATGTTACAGATGTCTACAAATAAAGTGTGCAAAAATTTTTAGCAGTGAGGATCATGTTCTGACCTTGACAAGAACCACCTCTGTATCCTGTTGGCTCCAAATGACATCCcttagctttttttttcctcctccaaaataaataaataaagctccCAAATGTAAACTCTTTTTCGTTTGATCAGGACACGTCTCTCTTATGAGCAGTTTAGTGCATTTCTAGCCAATGTCAAGGAATTAAATTCCCACAAGCAAACAAGAGAGGTATATGGTTTGAACTgttgtttttcaaattttttttttttttttttttttttttttggtataactTCTGTTATTTCTCAATTGAATCCATCTTATTCCAACTGTTTGTGATTTTTTTCCAGGAAACTCTACGAAAGGCAGACGAGATATTTGGTCCAGATAACAAGGACCTTTACAATATATTTGAGGGATTGATCACCCGCAATATTCATTGAAGTTACTACATTTGTAATCAATCCACATTTCAATGATTGATGTGCCATCCTCTATTTATTCACTTTTCTCTGTAAATAAGgtaatgattttggtttcaccaTACAATTCTATGTATAATCCTCCTCCAATAAGTATCTCATGTTATTAATTCATttgttaatgttcataaaatgTCAGAATTATCATACTCCAAGCAAGTAGTGGTTTTGATATGTTGCTACACTCTTGCTTCCGTTAAAAAACTATAGCATAGACTAACCAAATATTCCTATAAGTTAAACAGTATTATGAAGATATAAGATAGCAGTTACATCTAAGTGGTCTCCTCTAAGTTTCTTCATACAGATTTTGGACGGGTAAAACTTTTGGCATTTTTGTAAGTCTCCAATACAAGATTGGCTATATGGTTGAGTTGGACATCTTACAATCAGTTCAGATTGGGCACATAACTCAGACATGGGCACCTAACATAAAGCATGTTCTTGCATGTGACTTTGAGACTTTGAAGCCTTTTTGGATATTTGGTTTTGGTTGATGTGAATGTGGTCAACCCtcttgttatattttttttgtcattgaTTAACCATCTGTAATGCTACCTgtctaattttatttatttttttggctcaACCCAACGAGGGCCCATGGGCCACTAGGTGGTCACCAAAGGTATTATTTATATGATATAAAGGCAATTTTGTCTGTATGGACATATCCATGGTGCACATGAGACCATAAAATTCGGtctggagagaaaaaaaaaaacactacctGATTGCATATACTATATTAAGATAGTGAAGATACACCATGTGCGAAAAGATCACATTACTCCATGCTGAAGACACTTAATGCGCACCCTCTCATTTGCGGTGGGAGCTGGTGTGCACGTGCGCTAAACTCAAGACTTTCCTGTAGAAGGTAAAGGAAGCTTCTACCATGTTTAAGAGATTATTTAAGTTTGAATTGACAAGGCCAGAATCAATACCAAACTAACTCATTATCTTTATGAGGTAAACTACCGTAACTAAAATCCCACTCACACCAGCATTTAGTACTACTAGCAGAGAGAAAAGAACAGAGAAGAACTCAACTGGGTTTGCTCAGCCACAGTGAGTGAAACTTTGGTACTGATTCCCGAAATCAGTGGCAAGATTTGCTCTGGTCGAATCTGATGAATAGAGGATCGCCCACTTAAGAATCATCATTTGTAGTAACAAAAAAGCATGGATCATTAAAAAGTAAGTGTGAACAGCAGACAATAGTGGTTTGGAGAACCAGAAAAGACTAACTATGATATCTTCACAGTGAGGTACCGACATCATTAATGGCCAACAGAATTCATTAACTTTAAGATGGTCCACCTCCAACTTCTAAGATGGTCCAGGACTCCATTTTAATGATCTGAGCACGAGATTGAATTATCTGGTCTGATGGTCCTTTGAAACAGGTTTGAAGCATTGATCCCTAAGAAGAGTTAATTAGCTGATATGATTTAGATGCATTAACTTCCCGAATGGAGTTGATTTGATGAGATTAATTTGGGTTTTTAAGCATTTCTGCACTCCTGGGTGCATTCAATTTGATGTgtcactttttgttttttttggagTCCCAACTATAAATAAGGTCTCTGAAATTGGTTTCTGTGTGTGCTTCTTCTGTCTTCTTCACTACCACGTGTTTGTGTTACTGAATCCATGGCGGCAATACCGACGGAATTTTTGTACGGATGAAAATAAATATCCTTCAGCatgctcttctctctctctctctctctctctctcgaataGAAAAGAACGCTTTTGGGGCAGAGAAATCCGGATAAACGTAGAAACAAAAGGGATTCCTGAGCACCCACTTCCCCTCCAAAACAAAGAATCTCAAACCAATTGCTCGTTTTGATTCTGTATCTGCATTGTCTCTGTTTTGGTCTCATTGGTCTTCTGGTTCGTCTTTTCACATCATGGAAGATGTCCCTCAAGAACCTTTTGCTTCTCCTCCATGgtaactttcttcttcttctccttctccttctgagtTTCAGGTTCTGAGTTAGGCGGGATTTTGTGTTCTTAAGGAACAACAGAGTGGGTTCTTGATAACATTGTTTTGTTACCCATAAGGCtattatgattttctttctcctgTGGTGAGTTTCTCTGTAATGGGTTTTCTGTGTCTTGTGGTTTGGGATGATTTTGTGTTTCATAGTCAAAAATGGATTTTATGATGTCCTTTCTCTGCTGTTCagattttctgatgatgctgttctagttcttctctaaaACAAATAACACAAAACAAATCTCTTCttcctgttctctctctctctctctctctctctctctctctctctctctctctctctccgtgtgtttccattttcttttcagaaatttctCTGTAGTTGGCATTTTCTTCTCAGGTCCCCCATTTCTATTTAAAGCATGTAatctgattttcttttcttccttttttgttttctatttataTTAAATTGTTTTGGCAGTGGACATGGTAGCTGTTTCAGTGCCGTCGCCGGAGAAAACCCAGAAAGCAAGGTCTTTCCGGCTGCAGATAATAAGCCACTTCCTCTGCTTCCTGTTTCTATATCTGTTCAAGGTAAAACCtcaaaatttttcatttcttaaaCTTTGAAGGTCACATTTCTTAACCTTAGAATGCTATTTTGTTAGATTTAGCATCTATAGatatggaggaggagaaagaagtcTGGTGCTCTCCTAGAGGAGTCCTGGAAGACTGCATAAGGAGCATAGAATCAGAGACTGGTTCTTCCAAGACCAGCACCTCTGGCTCTGAAGCTCAACCTAGGGCCAACTCTCATTGGCAGGGATTATTACGTTTATTGAAAGCTAGGACCTTGAGACGCTTTTACACCTTTCCTTCAGTTAGTGTTCTTTCTAGAATGAAAAGCAGAAGTGTTGGAGAAAGGGCAACATTCAATCCACCTGAAGAATTAGATTTCTGCTATCTaaaaccatcatggaggaactTTACACATTCAGAACTCCAAAATGCAACTAACAATTTCTGCTCCGGTTTGTAATGTTGCCTAGAATTTGAATTCATAATTTAGAAGTTTTAGTCTTTTGTTTCTAGATTTGATCTTTTGCTTATCTTTGTTAAGCAGAAAATTTGATTGGTAAAGGTGGTTATGCTGAAGTTTATAAGGGGTGTTTGCAAGATGGGAAGCTTATAGCAGTTAAGCGATTGACTCGAGGAACTTCAGAAGAGAGAACAGCAGCTTTCTTATCCGAGCTTGGAATCATAGTTCATGTAAACCATCCTAATACTGCTAAATTGATAGGATTTGGAGTTGAAGGAGGAATGCACATTGTGTTACAATTGTCTCATCATGGGAGCTTAGCATCTCGACTTCATGGTTTGTTCATCATTGCTTGTGTTCCTGTTTTATGATTTCTTATGAATTAGTGGAACTAGGGGTTCCCTTgtattaatttgtttttcttttgcaggCTCAGAGGAGAAATTAGAATGGGGTATCAGGTATAAGATTGCTTTAGGAACTGCTGAGGGTCTCCTGTATCTTCATGAGAGTTGTCAAAAGCGAATCATCCACAGGGATATCAAGGCTGCTAATATTTTGCTTACAGAAGATTTTGAGCCTCAGGTATGATTGAAACTTGAATGTTCATTGCACTGTGAAAACTCAATTTTGAGGAAATCTATGGTTTTTATTTGTAATTCATTGAGAGTTTAGTATTGAGAGAAAGTTTCGGAAGGGAATCGTTTTTGTGCTAGTCTACAAAAACTTTTGGTTCATATAATTTCACTGTGATATCCTTACCCGGAAGTTGTCTCATTGCTTCTCTGTTATCTTTTATATcaaatttttcctttcaatgtaACATTATGTTTTCAACCGCCAAAATTGACTGGTTCTTTGTTGCTTCTTGCATTGTTTTATAAGACATATAGAAACATTAGGTTGATACGGATGTCGCTTTTCTACCTGAACAaatattgtttcttttcttttcttcttgaattGTTGGTCTCATCTGGGTCTATCATTGATCTCCAATTATAATAGCTGAAGGGAGAACATCCAAGTGGATTTATTTTTGGTGTTGTACGTTCCGCTGGGGGGTGAGGGGATATTTTGTTTTGAACTCTCAGCTAACTTGTCATCTTCGTCAGATTTGTGATTTTGGGCTCTCAAAATGGTTACCTGGACAATGGACTCACCATACTGTATCAAAATTTGAAGGCACGTTTGGGTGAGTTAATCTTGGACTTTACCCATCTTTCCTGAGCTCTGAAAAGGATTTTCTTTCTTACCTTTTCTTTGATCTATTACCATGGCAGATATCTTGCTCCTGAGTACTTTCTGCATGGCATAGTAGATGAAAAGACTGATATCTTTGCTTTTGGGGTGCTACTGTTAGAGCTCATCACTGGGCGCCGAGCTTTGGATAAATCACAGCAAAGTCTAGTCATGTGGGTATGTTATCTTCTTCACCCCTTGATTATATTGTATCCTATGTTGTCAGTATCAATTGTCTCTTTTAGGACTAAAGTTTCAAACTGCTTCAACTTAATTTTTGTTGTAGGCAAAGCCTTTGCTTGATAATAATGATATGATGGAGCTTGCTGATCCTTCTCTTGCTAATGACTACGACCCACAGCTGATGAGTCGTGCAATTTCGACAGCTTCTTTGTGCACCCAACAATCTTCAGTTCTACGGCCTACAATGAGTCAggcatgtttttttttcccccacaaaTTCTTTCTATAATGGAAGAAATAAATGACCAAAATTCATTTATTGATTCAAATTTGTTAGTCCTAGGGTGTGCTGGGCTCAATACGCAAACATTTTCCCATGGTCAGACCAACAACCACACTGATTACATTGGTGCAGTATTTTCAGTATTgatattattaataatattgtcatcatcatcattattattgttTAGTATCAGAAGATATGATTTATAGACAATGTTATTCATCTTTTACTGTCCTAGGGTTAATAATAGTATGTAAACATGGGTTTGATTGTCATGTTTAGACATGGAATTGTTGATTAGCAATCTCCTTGCAGTATCGGGAgcggttgctcttttttttataaCATCCCAAAGTCATGCTTGAAAGTGAAAGAACCCCAACATTGGGACTGTTTGAGTCTTTGATTACTAAAGAATAcagtttgataaaattgttcaaGCCAGTTTTTACCTCTTAGGCTTTTCAGTAACTTGACTACAATGAGTCGAAGTTCGAACCAAAACCGCTGGTTGATTTGTGTTTTCTTTTGGCTTCAGGTTGTACAACTTCTGAGAGGTGATGAAGTTATTTTGGAAAGCCCAAAACAATGTCAGAAACCATCCCTTCAAAGGACCTTTTCAGAGGAGCTGCACGATGCAGGCGAATACAACAAAACAAGGTATCTGAATGACCTTAATCGGCATAAGGAGATTGCTATGGAGTTCTGAAAGCATTAGTAATCCAGTTAACTTCTTGAAATTTTCTGGAGGTTGATATATGAAGTTCTCCTGTGGCCCTGGAAATAGTACTTCCCGAATCTATGATGGATTTTTGGTTCGAGTCTAAAAGTGGTACGTATGTCCATTGAAGAATTTGAGGCTCAAATGTTTGTTTGGATCAAGGAATTAGAAGCCAAGAAATTCCCAATCCTGTTCTTAAAATCCCAAGTTCAGGGATGATGTCCCTATTCCAATTCTTATGCTTCTGAGGACTGAACAGTTTTAAGTAGAATCATTACTCACTCAAATTCCTTGAGCCAAATTCAGCTTAAAGAGTATTTAGAAGCAAAGGTAACCCATAAACTCAAAATCTCAGAATCTTTCCAGCAAAACTAGTGGTGGAAGAGACTTGGTAGCTGATCTTCCCATGTTTCTAAGAAAGCTCTAAATACATTGAACACGAAAGTTTTATCCAGTTTCGATCTACCAATGTATATTCATCAAAAAGATGGCTAGTGTAGAAATGATGCAAATCAACAAGATTTTAGTTGTAAATGTTCATagtttgggggtttttttttggccttttttttgcctttttgttatatataaatatatatatatatttgtgttattgttttacccctaaaacggTATGGGTAACCGATCTAGATTGGTCAAGGATCAGGGATTGGTCTCAGTCGATATTGATATGATATGGCCGATATGATTgatacgataccgatactttaaaccatgccttATGGTGCAATCTAGTTATTATGTGAATCAACCTCCAAGATGAAACAGCTTGGAGGCAAGAGAGAGAGTATGGTGAGTATTTCTTTCATGAGACGTTACTTTTATAAGTAATCTGTGTgatttgtaattattt
This Macadamia integrifolia cultivar HAES 741 chromosome 10, SCU_Mint_v3, whole genome shotgun sequence DNA region includes the following protein-coding sequences:
- the LOC122090960 gene encoding receptor-like cytosolic serine/threonine-protein kinase RBK2 isoform X2, which produces MIFFLLCGHGSCFSAVAGENPESKVFPAADNKPLPLLPVSISVQDLASIDMEEEKEVWCSPRGVLEDCIRSIESETGSSKTSTSGSEAQPRANSHWQGLLRLLKARTLRRFYTFPSVSVLSRMKSRSVGERATFNPPEELDFCYLKPSWRNFTHSELQNATNNFCSENLIGKGGYAEVYKGCLQDGKLIAVKRLTRGTSEERTAAFLSELGIIVHVNHPNTAKLIGFGVEGGMHIVLQLSHHGSLASRLHGSEEKLEWGIRYKIALGTAEGLLYLHESCQKRIIHRDIKAANILLTEDFEPQICDFGLSKWLPGQWTHHTVSKFEGTFGYLAPEYFLHGIVDEKTDIFAFGVLLLELITGRRALDKSQQSLVMWAKPLLDNNDMMELADPSLANDYDPQLMSRAISTASLCTQQSSVLRPTMSQVVQLLRGDEVILESPKQCQKPSLQRTFSEELHDAGEYNKTRYLNDLNRHKEIAMEF
- the LOC122090960 gene encoding receptor-like cytosolic serine/threonine-protein kinase RBK2 isoform X3 → MEEEKEVWCSPRGVLEDCIRSIESETGSSKTSTSGSEAQPRANSHWQGLLRLLKARTLRRFYTFPSVSVLSRMKSRSVGERATFNPPEELDFCYLKPSWRNFTHSELQNATNNFCSENLIGKGGYAEVYKGCLQDGKLIAVKRLTRGTSEERTAAFLSELGIIVHVNHPNTAKLIGFGVEGGMHIVLQLSHHGSLASRLHGSEEKLEWGIRYKIALGTAEGLLYLHESCQKRIIHRDIKAANILLTEDFEPQICDFGLSKWLPGQWTHHTVSKFEGTFGYLAPEYFLHGIVDEKTDIFAFGVLLLELITGRRALDKSQQSLVMWAKPLLDNNDMMELADPSLANDYDPQLMSRAISTASLCTQQSSVLRPTMSQVVQLLRGDEVILESPKQCQKPSLQRTFSEELHDAGEYNKTRYLNDLNRHKEIAMEF
- the LOC122090960 gene encoding receptor-like cytosolic serine/threonine-protein kinase RBK2 isoform X1 produces the protein MEDVPQEPFASPPCGHGSCFSAVAGENPESKVFPAADNKPLPLLPVSISVQDLASIDMEEEKEVWCSPRGVLEDCIRSIESETGSSKTSTSGSEAQPRANSHWQGLLRLLKARTLRRFYTFPSVSVLSRMKSRSVGERATFNPPEELDFCYLKPSWRNFTHSELQNATNNFCSENLIGKGGYAEVYKGCLQDGKLIAVKRLTRGTSEERTAAFLSELGIIVHVNHPNTAKLIGFGVEGGMHIVLQLSHHGSLASRLHGSEEKLEWGIRYKIALGTAEGLLYLHESCQKRIIHRDIKAANILLTEDFEPQICDFGLSKWLPGQWTHHTVSKFEGTFGYLAPEYFLHGIVDEKTDIFAFGVLLLELITGRRALDKSQQSLVMWAKPLLDNNDMMELADPSLANDYDPQLMSRAISTASLCTQQSSVLRPTMSQVVQLLRGDEVILESPKQCQKPSLQRTFSEELHDAGEYNKTRYLNDLNRHKEIAMEF